The Sphaerospermopsis torques-reginae ITEP-024 genome has a window encoding:
- a CDS encoding carboxypeptidase-like regulatory domain-containing protein produces the protein MTSESINTEKNIEFIRVVDLETLSAPETSNQPLNTESINSKDQEENQNQKSPVNEVTDSTVSSLNQSILIPPVDPKSIAAQWGILPLGIQVSGRARSKNTLVRGMEDGSEAIQFDDWLVPYDKIIKALNIKVTNLPNGEVQLRSPTVVFNFNLSRLRLDPEIGPVLSIRDIKDWFGVNLEFDINNYALQITLPLNKQSEYSKNPVEVPIDFTNIPYISAPLFSVTTINNQESVQKDGSRSQQNRTVTTSGSFKGGAWLLRLNQTATEKENTWRLGSASYTLESDSTDLFVGSQTPFWRSTSSNSYWGVTTVNRWGFTMSPGNGGSANNRAQPLRYGQTVRGKAAPGTLVQILPRYGREILGEVLVDKSGEYRFDDISLYEVRLLLYAQGKLTSEPEERIVALPIIIGQLPPQAASLILSAGIGRNNVVNSKDFLGTFEDLRTAVSYRYGVSQELTVGLGASYEDSFRGFTELFFQPENTPLQITASALTPTGKKDWEIDANIRYNPNPQTQFNFNTNLQASRLNIGQSISPNLSVFGNFNYDYNSTSPFRYNIGTRSRFSGNKISASLVLQWDSLSKLQWYLTGRSGDFELTHFGNDSITKTNLTYNMIKNHSDLVLNYQKIAPLDLINPTGNSLLTLSWRLKPEMSQFELELGYGIGSKGSGFMTKFSREIFSGLFLEASYSNIDLGSNADRFRLVLSSCFDLQRGFCSANATGAAPKVTNGILLKPFFDENNNNFQDVTEPILNKKLDLLLTINNYPISKYQPQVTKHGIVLSLAPGLYRLDLDPSGYPLDWYPTKNTAVAIEVKAGGFTEVVIPFAQSYTMSGIVTDLQGKPISGARVEAVASTSSSNQRVFSITSSNGMYYLEGLVGRNYNLFINSMPAEPKTIDLGQSSEPYQQINLRFISK, from the coding sequence TTGACATCTGAATCAATAAATACTGAGAAAAATATAGAGTTTATCCGGGTGGTGGATTTGGAAACATTATCTGCACCTGAAACCTCTAACCAACCCCTAAATACTGAATCAATCAACAGTAAAGATCAGGAAGAGAATCAGAATCAAAAGTCACCAGTTAATGAGGTGACAGATTCTACCGTATCTTCCTTAAACCAATCTATATTAATTCCCCCCGTTGATCCTAAAAGTATTGCTGCTCAATGGGGTATTTTGCCTTTGGGTATACAAGTTAGTGGACGTGCGCGATCCAAAAATACCTTAGTCAGAGGAATGGAAGATGGTTCTGAGGCAATTCAGTTTGATGATTGGCTTGTACCTTATGATAAGATTATTAAGGCTTTAAATATTAAGGTGACTAATTTGCCTAATGGTGAGGTACAGTTGCGATCGCCTACCGTTGTCTTCAATTTTAATCTTAGCCGCCTCAGACTTGATCCGGAAATTGGCCCTGTTTTATCTATCCGAGATATTAAAGATTGGTTTGGTGTAAACCTAGAATTTGATATCAATAATTATGCTCTCCAAATCACTCTTCCGTTGAACAAGCAATCTGAATATAGCAAAAATCCCGTTGAAGTACCGATTGATTTTACGAATATCCCCTATATATCTGCACCCTTATTCAGTGTCACGACTATAAATAATCAAGAATCAGTCCAAAAAGACGGTTCTCGTTCTCAACAAAATCGAACAGTTACCACCAGTGGTAGCTTCAAAGGAGGAGCATGGCTTCTCAGACTCAATCAAACAGCAACGGAAAAGGAAAATACTTGGAGATTAGGTTCAGCCAGCTATACCCTAGAAAGTGATTCTACAGATCTATTTGTAGGTTCACAAACACCTTTTTGGCGTAGCACAAGCTCTAATTCTTATTGGGGTGTAACTACTGTGAATCGTTGGGGATTTACTATGTCTCCTGGAAACGGTGGATCAGCAAACAATCGCGCACAACCTCTGCGCTATGGTCAAACAGTCAGAGGAAAAGCTGCACCAGGAACTTTAGTACAGATACTTCCTCGCTATGGTCGAGAGATTTTAGGAGAGGTGTTAGTTGATAAATCAGGAGAATACAGATTTGACGACATCAGTCTGTATGAGGTGCGATTATTATTATATGCCCAGGGAAAACTGACATCTGAACCAGAGGAAAGGATTGTTGCTCTGCCTATCATTATTGGACAACTGCCTCCCCAAGCTGCATCCTTAATTTTATCAGCTGGTATAGGACGCAATAATGTTGTTAATAGCAAAGATTTCTTAGGTACTTTCGAGGATTTACGGACGGCGGTAAGTTATCGTTATGGGGTATCCCAGGAACTAACGGTAGGATTAGGTGCGAGTTATGAAGATAGTTTTCGGGGTTTTACAGAGTTATTTTTTCAACCTGAAAATACTCCTCTACAAATTACAGCTTCAGCTTTAACTCCCACTGGGAAAAAAGATTGGGAAATTGACGCTAATATTCGCTATAATCCCAATCCCCAAACCCAATTCAATTTCAATACAAATTTGCAAGCTAGTCGTTTAAATATCGGTCAAAGTATTTCACCAAATCTATCAGTATTTGGTAATTTTAATTATGACTACAACTCTACTTCACCATTTAGGTACAATATTGGTACGCGCAGCCGTTTTTCAGGAAACAAAATTTCTGCCTCACTGGTTTTACAATGGGATAGTCTGAGTAAACTACAATGGTATTTAACAGGAAGATCAGGTGATTTTGAATTGACACATTTTGGTAATGATTCTATTACCAAAACTAACCTGACTTACAATATGATAAAAAACCATAGTGACCTAGTGTTGAATTATCAAAAAATCGCACCACTTGATTTGATAAATCCCACGGGTAATTCTTTGCTAACCCTAAGTTGGCGTTTGAAGCCGGAAATGTCTCAATTTGAGCTAGAATTAGGTTATGGTATAGGATCTAAGGGGTCAGGATTTATGACTAAGTTCTCCCGTGAGATTTTTTCTGGTTTATTTTTGGAAGCCAGTTATAGTAATATTGATTTGGGGTCTAATGCCGATAGATTTAGGCTTGTACTATCATCGTGTTTTGACTTACAGCGTGGTTTTTGCAGCGCAAATGCTACAGGAGCAGCCCCGAAAGTTACTAATGGTATTTTATTAAAACCTTTTTTCGATGAAAATAATAATAATTTTCAAGATGTTACAGAACCTATACTAAATAAAAAATTAGATTTACTTTTGACTATCAATAACTATCCTATTTCCAAATATCAACCACAAGTGACCAAGCATGGTATTGTATTATCCCTAGCACCGGGACTTTATCGTTTGGATTTAGATCCCTCTGGTTATCCTTTAGATTGGTATCCTACTAAAAATACTGCTGTAGCAATTGAAGTTAAAGCAGGAGGTTTTACGGAAGTCGTTATTCCCTTTGCCCAATCTTACACGATGTCAGGAATTGTGACTGATTTGCAAGGAAAACCTATTTCTGGTGCTAGAGTTGAAGCTGTAGCTTCTACTTCTAGTTCTAATCAAAGAGTTTTTTCAATTACTAGTTCTAATGGTATGTATTATTTAGAGGGATTAGTAGGCCGTAATTATAATCTTTTTATTAATAGTATGCCGGCAGAACCAAAAACAATAGATTTAGGCCAATCTTCTGAACCCTATCAACAGATCAATTTGCGATTTATCTCTAAATGA